One window of Streptomyces sp. NBC_00273 genomic DNA carries:
- a CDS encoding ferrous iron transport protein A gives MVAPSSSASAGPDDRRVVEHIRGRPLSQDRPAVALAAGSRVTVVHDPDWDGPWRNEFPGTIDDMGAPELVENVHARPGEMAYWVAFDAPQYDSDGGGPYRKAQIWDRYLRPGPPLPPRT, from the coding sequence ATGGTTGCTCCTTCCTCCTCCGCCTCGGCGGGCCCGGACGACCGACGGGTCGTCGAACACATCAGGGGCCGGCCCCTGAGCCAGGACCGGCCGGCCGTCGCGCTGGCTGCCGGCAGCCGGGTCACGGTCGTCCACGATCCGGACTGGGACGGCCCCTGGCGGAACGAGTTCCCGGGCACGATCGACGACATGGGGGCGCCCGAGCTCGTGGAGAACGTCCATGCCCGTCCCGGGGAGATGGCCTACTGGGTCGCCTTCGACGCGCCGCAGTACGACAGCGACGGGGGCGGCCCGTACCGCAAGGCCCAGATCTGGGACCGATATCTACGGCCCGGGCCTCCCCTTCCGCCCCGGACCTGA
- a CDS encoding fatty acid CoA ligase family protein — protein MPQTGFTGEPAVEQPAAVTGGVAAWLERNARAFPGKPAVIHPDGRGSGSYATLTYGELQEKVEELARGFRRAGITRGTRTVLMAPPGPELFALCFALFRVGAVPVVVDPGMGVRRMLHCYRAVGAEAFIGPPLAHLVRVLGRRTFAGVRVPVTLGRRRLGRGHTLAELRATSATGRYADETAQPGGDDLLMIGFTTGSTGPAKGVEYTHRMALSIAGQIEAVHGRTRDDVSLVTLPFYGVLDLVYGSTLVLAPLAPAKVAQADPALLVDALERFRVTTMFASPALLRNLAGHLTGAARGRHPLSDLRCVVSGGAPVPDAVVAALRSVLDEKARIHVTYGATEVLPITSIEAAEILGDDGADTGREDGGTAARAAAGEGTCVGRPVPGTRLAIAPVTDGPLARFDPATGLAPGRVGEILVQGDSVSRRYHRAPRSDAAHKATEERPGGEAPRIWHRTGDLGHLDAEGRLWFCGRATQRVRTGHRDLHTVRCEGVFNAHPLVRRAALVGVGPAGAQRPVVCVETETGADGAALDEGAWTELVVELRTMAEEHAATTGLQEFLRHPGFPVDIRHNAKIGREELARWAERQQARPASSAGRRAARIVPLAGWAYLVGGAVWAAAGGVPDVPVLRWLWWIDAFLSIGVHAAQIPLALPRGRAAGHGTASVVGRTMLYGATWWRTL, from the coding sequence GTGCCGCAGACGGGGTTCACCGGCGAGCCGGCCGTAGAGCAACCGGCCGCCGTCACGGGCGGCGTGGCCGCGTGGCTCGAACGGAACGCCCGCGCGTTCCCCGGCAAGCCGGCCGTCATCCACCCCGACGGCCGGGGCTCCGGCAGCTACGCCACCCTCACCTACGGCGAGTTGCAGGAGAAGGTCGAGGAACTGGCCCGCGGATTCCGGCGCGCCGGAATCACCCGGGGCACCAGGACGGTGCTGATGGCCCCACCCGGGCCGGAGCTGTTCGCCCTCTGCTTCGCGCTGTTCCGGGTCGGGGCCGTGCCCGTCGTCGTGGATCCCGGCATGGGCGTACGGCGCATGCTGCACTGCTACCGGGCCGTGGGCGCCGAGGCGTTCATCGGGCCGCCCCTCGCCCACCTCGTGCGCGTCCTGGGCCGCCGTACCTTCGCCGGGGTGCGCGTACCCGTCACCCTGGGACGGCGCCGGCTCGGCCGCGGCCACACGCTGGCCGAGCTGCGCGCCACCTCCGCGACCGGGCGGTACGCGGACGAGACCGCGCAGCCCGGCGGGGACGACCTGCTGATGATCGGCTTCACCACCGGAAGCACGGGTCCCGCCAAGGGAGTCGAATACACCCACCGCATGGCGCTGTCCATCGCCGGTCAGATAGAAGCCGTCCACGGCCGCACCCGCGACGACGTCTCCCTGGTCACCCTGCCCTTCTACGGCGTGCTCGACCTGGTCTACGGATCCACCCTGGTCCTCGCGCCGCTGGCCCCCGCCAAGGTCGCCCAGGCGGACCCGGCGCTGCTCGTGGACGCGCTGGAACGATTCCGCGTCACCACGATGTTCGCCTCGCCCGCCCTGCTGCGGAACCTGGCCGGGCACCTCACCGGCGCCGCCCGCGGCCGCCACCCGCTGTCCGACCTGCGCTGCGTCGTATCCGGCGGGGCCCCGGTGCCCGACGCGGTGGTGGCCGCGCTCCGCTCCGTCCTCGACGAGAAGGCACGGATCCACGTGACCTACGGGGCCACGGAAGTCCTGCCGATCACCTCGATCGAGGCGGCCGAGATCCTCGGCGACGACGGGGCCGACACCGGTCGCGAAGACGGCGGTACCGCGGCCCGAGCCGCCGCCGGCGAAGGGACCTGCGTCGGCCGGCCCGTCCCCGGCACCCGACTGGCCATCGCCCCCGTCACCGACGGGCCGCTCGCCCGCTTCGACCCCGCGACCGGCCTGGCGCCCGGGCGCGTCGGCGAGATCCTGGTGCAGGGCGACTCCGTCAGCCGGCGCTACCACCGCGCACCCCGGTCCGACGCCGCGCACAAGGCGACCGAGGAACGCCCCGGCGGCGAAGCCCCGCGGATCTGGCACCGGACCGGCGACCTGGGCCACCTCGACGCCGAAGGCCGGCTCTGGTTCTGCGGGCGCGCCACCCAGCGGGTCCGCACCGGCCACCGCGACCTGCACACCGTGCGCTGCGAGGGAGTCTTCAACGCCCATCCGCTGGTCCGGCGCGCCGCCCTGGTCGGCGTCGGGCCGGCCGGCGCACAACGGCCCGTCGTCTGCGTGGAGACCGAGACCGGGGCGGACGGGGCGGCGCTCGACGAAGGCGCGTGGACGGAGCTCGTCGTCGAGCTGCGCACGATGGCCGAGGAGCACGCCGCGACCACCGGCCTCCAGGAGTTCCTGCGCCACCCCGGCTTCCCCGTGGACATCCGGCACAACGCCAAGATCGGCCGCGAGGAGCTGGCCCGCTGGGCCGAGCGGCAACAGGCCCGGCCCGCGTCGTCCGCGGGCCGGCGGGCGGCCCGGATCGTGCCGCTCGCCGGATGGGCGTACCTCGTCGGCGGGGCGGTGTGGGCCGCGGCCGGGGGAGTCCCCGACGTCCCGGTGCTGCGCTGGCTGTGGTGGATCGACGCCTTCCTCAGCATCGGCGTGCACGCCGCGCAGATCCCGCTCGCGCTGCCGCGCGGCCGGGCGGCCGGACACGGGACCGCCTCGGTGGTCGGGCGCACCATGCTCTACGGCGCGACCTGGTGGCGGACGCTGTGA
- a CDS encoding formyltransferase family protein, with amino-acid sequence MIFVGEGALLRRAVTHAATRGHPVDLVCSADPLDAAAADAPHLAAADVNAHADTLARASTDGIVWSLNNRQIFREPLLRTDGLRILNIHNGLLPRHRGLPSVAVLFALLHGDTEYGATAHEVDAGIDTGPVLAEHRFPVGPEDRYHQVMLRGIRACQALFEQILPAVTTATALPARAASAQPSAYYGLRALDRLDTYRDHPAYPRATDLGPFAAHAPELTRALLRPPSLRPPGRCSDG; translated from the coding sequence ATGATCTTCGTCGGAGAGGGAGCGCTGCTCCGCCGCGCCGTCACCCACGCGGCCACCCGGGGTCACCCGGTCGACCTGGTCTGCTCCGCCGACCCGCTGGACGCCGCGGCCGCCGATGCGCCCCACCTCGCGGCGGCGGACGTCAACGCCCATGCCGACACGCTGGCCCGGGCCAGCACCGACGGCATCGTCTGGTCCCTCAACAACCGGCAGATCTTCCGGGAGCCCCTGCTCCGGACGGACGGCCTGCGCATCCTCAACATCCACAACGGACTGCTGCCGCGCCATCGCGGACTGCCCTCCGTCGCCGTCCTGTTCGCCCTGCTGCACGGTGACACGGAGTACGGCGCCACGGCCCACGAGGTCGACGCCGGCATCGACACCGGTCCGGTCCTGGCCGAACACCGCTTCCCCGTCGGGCCCGAGGACCGCTACCACCAGGTCATGCTCCGCGGCATCCGGGCCTGCCAGGCCCTGTTCGAGCAGATCCTCCCGGCGGTCACCACCGCAACCGCCCTCCCCGCACGCGCAGCGTCGGCACAACCGTCCGCGTACTACGGCCTGCGCGCCCTGGACCGGCTCGACACCTATCGCGACCACCCCGCCTACCCCCGCGCCACCGACCTCGGTCCCTTCGCCGCCCACGCCCCGGAGCTCACCCGGGCGCTGCTCCGCCCGCCCTCGCTCAGGCCTCCTGGGCGGTGTTCAGACGGGTGA
- a CDS encoding non-ribosomal peptide synthetase, which translates to MTSHQVDAGVETGVGAGGGTDVHYRRPVSPTERLYLSAGDPRGAMALRIVVEGDGVPDPQALRAALARAAESCPGSRLVRAGATWSAGGPPPQVRYDVPRAGAYADSAPGTVALPAGPSRRTEPPGCEVLIVPGADGKTADGKTADGKTTTTIVFSASHAVMDGHGALTWVREVFRALRGEPARPALDGDTDAGLLRRLGSTGPRPTPGPPRRSPLGPAVGGGRPLRTLWLRRTLPGRRPALTARLAQALADAAGLETRVMVPVDLRRHRPGIAATGNLSLPLFLDLRPGEDWTAAHTRLLTDLAGNRELAAGFETALAPLPRPVTAGLLRTAQAVASRTDRHLASAVVSHLGRLDLAEFSGGGFTAATAYALPVHAPLVPLSFVAAESGTATEITLGVRGGGPDLGARAARLLDAVLAGLEPIAEHGLVEAEAAVTGPVLRAAHPAPAVPDPAVPELTVVDAFRAQAARTPDAPALDGPEGVVTYAELDRRSDTVADGLRRRGVGREDLVGLVVDRTPAGVCALWGILKAGAAYVPLDPGHPGVRIREVLAGSATGLCLTGRHLVEELAPFVPGTLLAVEDLLDGAPGPDAPAAGSAAAADVRPADLAYVIHTSGSTGRPKGVQIEHGSLMGFVRWMTGVCQVTGRTRFGFASSYAFDISCFPLFLPLLAGGTAVLAPGSPSPAALRDLVAEHRADTLALTPSHLALLGAGGNGPAGSGSTHRLRTLLLGGEPLTPTAVRSARAAFGADCRVVNGYGPTEATVAVLAHTVDGGESGATVPIGLPGPYARVDLVTEDGESIGSGPGDTGRTGEIVVRGVQVARGYLGPSDGRPSPFSTGPDGVRAYRTGDLGRRLADGAVEFAGRIDEQVKIAGHRVDPAEVVAALEVHPAVHRAVVVPRRRPNSTAAVLCAYVLPAVDDPAVRADLPRTVRAELTRTLPTYLVPAHVVVIDTLPSTVSGKTDLDAFPDPFAHAAPTPPGGPEPAALEATVRHHWAEVLGVDGALLSSDSEFHALGGDSLALVEMLTAVSSDLLTPGQATWFTGRLDCLVRNLTLEQVCEHLAAAREEVSA; encoded by the coding sequence ATGACATCCCACCAGGTCGACGCCGGTGTCGAAACCGGCGTCGGTGCCGGTGGCGGCACCGACGTCCATTACCGGCGTCCGGTGTCGCCCACCGAACGCCTCTACCTCTCCGCCGGAGACCCCCGCGGGGCCATGGCCCTGCGCATCGTCGTCGAGGGCGACGGCGTACCCGACCCCCAGGCCTTACGAGCAGCCCTGGCACGGGCCGCCGAGTCGTGCCCGGGGTCACGGCTCGTGCGCGCCGGGGCGACGTGGAGCGCCGGGGGGCCGCCGCCGCAGGTGCGGTACGACGTACCGCGCGCCGGCGCGTACGCAGACTCGGCTCCGGGGACGGTCGCGTTGCCCGCCGGGCCGTCGCGGCGGACCGAGCCGCCGGGCTGCGAGGTGCTCATCGTGCCCGGGGCGGACGGGAAGACGGCGGACGGGAAGACTGCGGACGGGAAGACGACCACCACGATCGTCTTCAGCGCCTCGCACGCCGTGATGGACGGTCACGGCGCCCTGACCTGGGTACGGGAGGTCTTCCGAGCCCTGCGCGGCGAGCCCGCCCGGCCCGCCCTCGACGGTGACACCGACGCCGGGCTGCTGCGCCGGCTCGGCAGCACCGGGCCGCGGCCCACGCCGGGGCCTCCCCGGCGTTCTCCGCTCGGCCCGGCCGTCGGCGGCGGCCGCCCGCTCCGGACGCTGTGGCTGCGCCGCACCCTGCCCGGCCGCCGTCCCGCGCTCACCGCCCGCCTCGCGCAGGCCCTGGCCGACGCCGCAGGGCTGGAGACCCGTGTCATGGTCCCCGTCGACCTGCGCCGCCACCGCCCCGGGATCGCGGCCACGGGCAACCTGAGCCTGCCACTGTTCCTGGACCTGCGCCCCGGGGAGGACTGGACGGCCGCACACACCCGCCTGCTGACCGACCTGGCCGGGAACCGCGAACTCGCCGCCGGCTTCGAAACGGCCCTCGCGCCGCTGCCGCGGCCCGTGACCGCCGGCCTGCTGCGCACCGCACAGGCGGTGGCGTCACGTACCGACCGGCACCTGGCTTCGGCCGTCGTCTCCCACCTGGGCCGTCTGGACCTGGCGGAATTCTCCGGCGGCGGCTTCACGGCGGCCACGGCCTACGCCCTGCCGGTGCACGCCCCGCTGGTCCCGCTCTCCTTCGTCGCCGCCGAGAGCGGCACGGCGACCGAGATCACCCTGGGCGTCCGGGGCGGGGGCCCGGATCTCGGCGCCCGCGCCGCGCGCTTGCTGGACGCGGTCCTGGCCGGCCTCGAACCGATCGCGGAGCACGGCCTAGTCGAAGCGGAGGCCGCGGTCACGGGCCCCGTACTCCGGGCGGCGCACCCGGCTCCGGCCGTCCCGGACCCGGCCGTCCCCGAGCTCACCGTCGTGGACGCCTTCCGCGCCCAGGCCGCCCGTACCCCCGACGCGCCCGCGCTCGACGGGCCCGAGGGCGTGGTCACGTACGCCGAACTCGACCGGCGCTCCGACACGGTTGCGGACGGGCTCCGGCGCCGCGGCGTGGGACGCGAGGACCTGGTGGGACTGGTCGTCGACCGCACGCCCGCCGGAGTGTGCGCCCTGTGGGGCATCCTCAAGGCGGGCGCCGCCTACGTGCCGCTCGACCCCGGCCATCCCGGCGTACGGATCAGAGAGGTCCTCGCGGGTTCCGCCACCGGTCTGTGCCTGACCGGACGACACCTGGTGGAGGAACTCGCCCCCTTCGTGCCGGGAACCCTGCTCGCCGTCGAAGACCTCCTCGACGGCGCCCCCGGCCCGGACGCGCCCGCCGCCGGATCCGCCGCAGCGGCGGACGTACGGCCCGCCGACCTCGCGTACGTCATCCACACCTCCGGTTCCACCGGTCGGCCCAAGGGCGTGCAGATCGAGCACGGCAGCCTCATGGGATTCGTCCGCTGGATGACCGGCGTCTGCCAGGTCACCGGTCGCACGCGCTTCGGCTTCGCCTCCTCCTACGCCTTCGACATCTCGTGCTTCCCCCTCTTCCTGCCGCTGCTGGCCGGCGGTACGGCCGTCCTCGCCCCCGGCTCGCCCTCGCCCGCCGCCCTGCGCGACCTCGTCGCCGAGCACCGCGCCGACACCCTCGCGCTCACGCCCTCCCACCTCGCCCTCCTCGGTGCCGGGGGCAACGGTCCCGCGGGCAGCGGTTCCACGCACCGCCTGCGCACCCTGCTGCTGGGCGGCGAGCCCCTCACCCCCACCGCCGTACGGTCCGCGCGCGCCGCCTTCGGGGCCGATTGCCGTGTCGTCAACGGGTACGGGCCCACGGAGGCGACCGTCGCCGTACTCGCCCACACCGTGGACGGTGGCGAGAGCGGCGCCACGGTCCCGATCGGCCTCCCCGGCCCGTACGCCCGCGTCGACCTCGTCACCGAGGACGGCGAGAGCATCGGCAGCGGACCGGGCGACACCGGCCGCACGGGCGAGATCGTCGTACGCGGGGTCCAGGTGGCCCGCGGTTACCTCGGTCCGTCCGACGGCCGTCCCTCACCCTTCAGCACCGGCCCCGACGGCGTCCGCGCCTATCGCACCGGCGACCTCGGACGCCGACTGGCCGACGGAGCCGTCGAGTTCGCCGGGCGCATCGACGAACAGGTGAAGATCGCCGGGCACCGGGTCGACCCCGCCGAGGTCGTCGCCGCCCTCGAAGTCCACCCGGCCGTGCACCGCGCCGTCGTCGTGCCCCGCCGCCGCCCGAACTCCACGGCGGCCGTGCTCTGTGCGTACGTACTGCCGGCCGTCGACGACCCCGCCGTCCGCGCGGATCTGCCCCGCACCGTGCGGGCCGAGCTCACCCGGACGCTGCCGACGTACCTCGTCCCCGCCCATGTCGTCGTGATCGACACCCTGCCCAGCACGGTCAGCGGCAAGACCGATCTCGACGCCTTCCCCGACCCCTTCGCCCACGCCGCACCCACGCCGCCGGGCGGACCCGAACCCGCCGCTTTGGAGGCAACGGTCAGGCACCACTGGGCGGAGGTCCTCGGAGTCGACGGCGCGCTGCTGTCTTCGGACTCCGAATTCCACGCCCTCGGCGGTGATTCCCTGGCCCTGGTCGAGATGCTCACCGCAGTCTCCTCGGACCTGCTGACCCCCGGTCAGGCCACGTGGTTCACGGGCCGTCTCGACTGCCTCGTACGCAACCTGACGCTGGAACAGGTCTGCGAGCACCTGGCCGCCGCCCGCGAGGAGGTGTCCGCATGA
- a CDS encoding gala protein — protein MTQPTPVRCPAIEHPDLPPADPARLDPLLARLAADRPVETDETFPLGTLRTDGRVDLCKQGLGPAGAARLLPAATASAHARHLLLGTNAIGDAGAATLAGALTGDHGLHTLYLGCNRIGPDGVGSLAGALGNDTTVRALWLKRNPLFGDGARTLAALLRRNTALRTLDLVNTGIGTDGVRLLLEALLEREQPLERLFLGGNGLGPDAAPLLAALIREAGVRELYVPANHLGDEGAATLARAAADSARPVRLGLGGNGIGAAGARSLAASLGGIEALDLGRTMSERSLGCPGNNPGDEGAYALAAALPGSPLHRLELRHTGLTGRGAKSLLAAVPADSPLEYVGLGPGLPRRVKRSFTARLRPARAAHPDLRAIGSVYR, from the coding sequence ATGACACAGCCGACACCCGTACGGTGCCCCGCGATCGAGCACCCCGACCTGCCGCCGGCCGACCCGGCCCGCCTCGACCCGCTGCTCGCCCGCCTCGCTGCGGACCGGCCCGTCGAGACCGACGAGACCTTCCCCCTCGGCACCCTGCGCACCGACGGCCGCGTCGATCTCTGCAAGCAGGGGCTCGGCCCGGCCGGAGCGGCCCGCCTGCTGCCGGCCGCCACCGCCTCCGCGCACGCCAGGCACCTGCTCCTCGGCACCAACGCCATCGGTGACGCGGGCGCCGCCACCCTGGCCGGGGCCCTCACGGGCGACCACGGGCTGCACACCCTCTACCTCGGCTGCAACCGGATCGGCCCCGACGGGGTGGGCTCCCTCGCCGGCGCCCTCGGCAACGACACGACCGTCCGCGCCCTCTGGCTCAAGCGCAATCCGCTCTTCGGGGACGGCGCCCGCACCCTGGCCGCGCTGCTGCGCCGCAACACCGCCCTGCGCACCCTCGACCTGGTCAACACCGGGATCGGCACCGACGGCGTACGCCTCCTGCTCGAAGCCCTGCTGGAGCGCGAACAGCCCCTGGAACGGCTCTTCCTCGGCGGCAACGGCCTCGGCCCGGACGCCGCCCCGCTGCTGGCCGCCCTGATCCGGGAGGCCGGGGTGCGCGAGCTGTACGTCCCCGCCAACCACCTCGGCGACGAGGGCGCCGCGACCCTCGCCCGCGCCGCGGCCGACTCCGCCCGCCCGGTCCGTCTCGGGCTCGGCGGCAACGGCATCGGCGCCGCCGGAGCGCGTAGCCTGGCCGCCTCCCTCGGCGGCATCGAAGCGCTCGACCTCGGGCGGACCATGTCGGAGCGCAGCCTCGGGTGCCCCGGCAACAACCCCGGCGACGAAGGCGCGTACGCCCTGGCCGCGGCACTTCCCGGCAGCCCGCTGCACCGCCTGGAACTGCGCCACACCGGCCTCACCGGGCGCGGTGCGAAGAGCCTGCTCGCGGCGGTGCCCGCGGACAGCCCGCTGGAGTACGTGGGCCTCGGCCCCGGCCTGCCCCGCCGAGTGAAGCGCTCCTTCACCGCACGTCTCCGCCCCGCCCGGGCGGCCCATCCGGACCTGCGCGCCATCGGCAGCGTGTACCGGTGA
- a CDS encoding 3-oxoacyl-ACP synthase III family protein has protein sequence MSTTTHSRIEALGVCLPAAVQTTPQLAALVPGLGEVDIEKITGITERRVYDPEPAAGEDSFGLALAAARDALDSSRYRAEDLDIVISASITRFKDGSRFAFEPSFAAMLAGELGARSAIHFDVSNACAGMMTGVWLLDRMIRSGAVRRGLVVSGEQATRVAQTAAREMADSYDPQFASLSVGDSAAAVVLDVSADPADRIHYIELMTCSEYSHLCMGMPSDRTPGISLYTDNKKMHNRDRLKLWPRFHGDFLAKRGREFAGEEFDYVIQHQVGTRFIDYVNQTAEAEFGAPMPTSLSVVERYGNTATTSHFLTLCEHLRTGGARPGAKYLMVPAASGVVTGALSATLTNVGV, from the coding sequence ATGAGCACCACCACGCACAGCCGAATAGAAGCCTTAGGCGTCTGCCTTCCGGCAGCAGTCCAAACCACTCCTCAACTCGCCGCCCTGGTCCCGGGGCTGGGGGAGGTGGACATCGAGAAGATCACCGGGATCACCGAGCGGCGCGTGTACGACCCCGAACCGGCGGCCGGCGAGGACTCGTTCGGGCTGGCCCTGGCGGCCGCCCGGGACGCGCTGGACTCCTCCCGCTACCGGGCCGAGGACCTCGACATCGTCATCTCCGCCTCGATCACCCGCTTCAAGGACGGCAGTCGCTTCGCCTTCGAGCCGTCCTTCGCCGCGATGCTGGCCGGGGAGCTGGGTGCCCGCTCCGCCATCCACTTCGACGTCTCCAACGCCTGCGCCGGAATGATGACGGGCGTCTGGCTGCTCGACCGGATGATCCGCTCCGGTGCCGTGCGGCGCGGCCTGGTCGTCAGCGGTGAGCAGGCGACCCGCGTCGCGCAGACGGCCGCGCGCGAGATGGCCGACTCCTACGACCCGCAGTTCGCCTCGCTCTCCGTCGGGGACTCGGCGGCCGCGGTGGTCCTGGACGTCTCCGCCGACCCCGCCGACCGCATCCACTACATCGAGCTGATGACCTGCTCCGAGTACTCCCACCTGTGCATGGGCATGCCCAGCGATCGCACCCCGGGCATCTCCCTCTACACGGACAACAAGAAGATGCACAACCGGGACCGGCTCAAACTGTGGCCGCGGTTCCACGGGGACTTCCTGGCCAAGAGGGGGCGGGAGTTCGCCGGTGAGGAGTTCGACTACGTGATCCAGCACCAGGTCGGCACCCGCTTCATCGACTACGTCAACCAGACGGCCGAGGCCGAGTTCGGAGCCCCCATGCCCACCTCGCTCTCCGTGGTGGAGCGGTACGGGAACACCGCCACGACCTCGCACTTCCTGACGCTGTGCGAGCACCTCAGGACGGGCGGCGCCCGCCCCGGGGCCAAGTACCTGATGGTGCCGGCCGCCTCCGGCGTGGTCACCGGTGCCCTGTCCGCGACGCTCACGAACGTGGGGGTGTGA
- a CDS encoding NAD-dependent epimerase/dehydratase family protein, translated as MADAVKILVTGASGFLGGHLVDGVLHQGHQVRALVRPGSDAVRLRSLPGVEVVTGDLTDEGSLGRAAAGCQAVLHSAARVVDHGSRAQFEAANVTGTQRLLAAARSAGARRFVFVSSPSALMRVREGDRLGIDESTPYPQRWFNFYCETKAIAEQHVRAADTPEFTTCAVRPRGIWGPRDHAGFLPRMVDAMRAGRLPDLSGGKRVLVSLCHVDNAVDACLRAALAPAGRVGGKAYFVADREETDLWPFLARVGALFDCPPPAPRIPLLLGRGMAAAVETGWRLRHRSAAGGAAEATPPLSRYMMALLTRSATYDTAAARHDLGYAAPRSQADGLRALQEWVTGVGGVAAWTAGTAASTGTAAPARPTPDRTEQGNTKS; from the coding sequence GTGGCGGACGCTGTGAAGATCCTGGTCACCGGAGCATCCGGATTCCTGGGCGGGCACCTGGTCGACGGCGTCCTGCACCAGGGACATCAGGTCCGCGCCCTGGTCCGCCCCGGCAGCGATGCCGTACGGCTGCGTTCCCTGCCCGGCGTCGAGGTCGTCACCGGCGACCTCACCGACGAAGGTTCGCTCGGGCGGGCGGCAGCCGGCTGCCAGGCGGTCCTGCACAGCGCGGCACGGGTCGTCGACCACGGCAGCCGCGCCCAGTTCGAGGCCGCCAACGTCACCGGCACGCAGCGGCTGCTCGCGGCGGCCCGGTCGGCGGGGGCACGGCGGTTCGTGTTCGTATCCAGCCCGAGCGCCCTGATGCGGGTCCGGGAGGGCGACCGGCTCGGCATCGACGAGAGCACCCCGTACCCGCAGCGCTGGTTCAACTTCTACTGCGAGACGAAGGCGATCGCCGAACAGCACGTACGAGCGGCCGACACCCCGGAGTTCACCACCTGCGCCGTTCGGCCGCGCGGCATCTGGGGGCCCCGCGACCACGCCGGATTCCTGCCGCGCATGGTCGACGCCATGCGCGCGGGCCGGCTGCCCGACCTGTCGGGCGGCAAACGGGTCCTGGTCTCGCTCTGCCACGTCGACAACGCGGTGGACGCCTGCCTGCGGGCCGCTCTCGCCCCCGCCGGGCGGGTCGGCGGCAAGGCCTACTTCGTCGCGGACCGAGAGGAGACGGACCTGTGGCCGTTCCTGGCCCGGGTCGGCGCACTCTTCGACTGCCCGCCGCCCGCGCCGCGCATCCCGCTCCTCCTCGGCCGCGGGATGGCCGCGGCGGTCGAGACCGGCTGGCGCCTGCGCCACCGGTCCGCAGCCGGCGGCGCAGCCGAGGCGACTCCGCCGCTGAGCCGCTACATGATGGCGCTGCTGACCCGCTCGGCGACGTACGACACCGCTGCCGCCCGGCACGACCTCGGCTACGCGGCTCCGCGCAGCCAGGCCGACGGGCTGCGAGCCCTGCAGGAGTGGGTGACCGGGGTGGGCGGCGTCGCCGCCTGGACCGCCGGCACGGCCGCCTCCACCGGCACCGCCGCACCGGCCCGCCCCACCCCCGACCGCACCGAACAAGGGAACACGAAGTCATGA